In Pseudomonas asiatica, the following are encoded in one genomic region:
- a CDS encoding aldehyde dehydrogenase (NADP(+)) has protein sequence MPEILGHNFIAGQRSAAGPQRLQSLDASTGEALPYSFAQATESEVDQAAKAAAAAFAEFRQLAPARRAEFLDAIAAELDELDDAFVAIVCRETALPPARIQGERGRTSGQMRLFAQVLRRGDFLGARIDLALPERQPLPRVDLRQMRIGVGPVAVFGASNFPLAFSTAGGDTAAALAAGCPVVFKAHSGHMATADLVGCAIQRAAERTGMPKGVFNMVFGGGVGEWLVKHPAIQAVGFTGSLKGGDALCRMAAERPQPIPVFAEMSSINPVIILPGALAKRGEAIARELAGSVCLGAGQFCTNPGLVIGLQSPQYSQLLAELGLHLSQQAGQTMLNAGGLRSYVGGLEHLHAHAGIEHLAGQAQAGSQARAQLFKADARLLVESDPLLQEEVFGPTTVAVEVQDNDQLRAALLGLRGQLTATLIGEPEDLQAFAWLVPLLEEKVGRILINGYPTGVEVCDAMVHGGPYPATSDARGTSVGTLAIDRFLRPVCYQNYPQALLPEALRDGNPLGLRRLVNGQWSEGAI, from the coding sequence ATGCCTGAAATCCTCGGCCACAACTTCATCGCCGGCCAGCGCAGCGCCGCTGGCCCGCAGCGCCTGCAGAGCCTGGACGCCAGCACCGGCGAGGCCCTGCCCTACAGCTTCGCCCAGGCCACCGAAAGCGAAGTGGACCAGGCCGCCAAGGCCGCGGCCGCCGCTTTCGCCGAATTCCGCCAGCTGGCCCCGGCGCGGCGCGCCGAATTCCTTGACGCCATCGCCGCCGAGCTGGACGAACTGGACGACGCCTTCGTCGCCATCGTCTGCCGTGAAACCGCCCTGCCCCCCGCCCGTATCCAGGGCGAGCGCGGCCGCACCAGCGGCCAGATGCGCCTGTTCGCCCAGGTGCTGCGCCGTGGTGACTTCCTCGGTGCACGCATCGACCTGGCCCTGCCCGAGCGTCAGCCCCTGCCACGCGTGGACCTGCGCCAGATGCGCATCGGCGTCGGCCCGGTCGCCGTATTCGGCGCCAGCAACTTCCCGTTGGCCTTCTCCACCGCCGGTGGCGATACCGCTGCGGCCCTGGCCGCCGGTTGCCCGGTGGTGTTCAAGGCCCACAGCGGCCACATGGCCACCGCCGACCTGGTCGGCTGTGCCATCCAGCGCGCCGCCGAGCGCACCGGCATGCCCAAGGGCGTGTTCAACATGGTGTTCGGTGGCGGCGTCGGTGAGTGGCTGGTCAAACACCCGGCCATCCAGGCCGTCGGCTTCACCGGCTCGCTGAAAGGCGGTGACGCCCTGTGCCGCATGGCCGCCGAGCGCCCGCAGCCGATCCCGGTGTTCGCCGAGATGTCCAGTATCAACCCGGTCATCATCCTGCCGGGCGCCCTGGCCAAGCGTGGCGAAGCCATCGCCCGAGAACTGGCCGGTTCGGTGTGCCTGGGCGCAGGCCAGTTCTGCACCAACCCGGGCCTGGTGATCGGCCTGCAGTCGCCGCAGTACAGCCAACTGCTGGCAGAGCTTGGCCTGCACCTGAGCCAGCAGGCCGGCCAGACCATGCTCAACGCAGGTGGCCTGCGCAGCTACGTCGGTGGCCTGGAGCACCTACACGCCCATGCCGGTATCGAGCACCTGGCCGGCCAGGCGCAGGCAGGCAGCCAGGCGCGCGCCCAGCTGTTCAAGGCCGATGCCCGCCTGCTGGTGGAGTCTGACCCGCTGCTGCAGGAAGAAGTGTTCGGCCCGACCACTGTTGCCGTGGAAGTGCAGGACAACGATCAGTTGCGCGCCGCCCTGCTCGGCCTGCGCGGCCAGCTGACCGCGACCCTGATTGGCGAGCCGGAAGACCTGCAGGCCTTCGCCTGGCTGGTGCCGCTACTGGAGGAGAAAGTCGGGCGGATCCTGATCAACGGCTACCCGACCGGTGTCGAGGTGTGTGATGCGATGGTGCACGGCGGGCCTTACCCGGCCACGTCGGATGCGCGCGGCACGTCGGTCGGCACCCTGGCCATCGACCGCTTCCTGCGCCCGGTGTGCTACCAGAACTACCCGCAGGCACTGTTGCCTGAGGCACTGCGCGACGGCAACCCGCTGGGGCTGCGCCGGCTGGTAAATGGCCAGTGGAGTGAGGGCGCGATCTGA